Genomic window (Arcobacter aquimarinus):
TCAAAAAATTTGTGGTGCATATTTTGATACAGATATTGAAAAAATAGTTGGGGAAGAGGTTATTTTAAAAGGAAACTGGACTACTCATAAAAAATATGGAGTTCAATTTGAGTTTGATACTCTAGAACTTAAAGAGGCTGAGATTTTCTTTTTTCTTACAAAAATTGTAAAAGGTGTAGGGAAAAAATTTGCACATGAACTTTTAGAAAAATATAGTGAAGAAGAGTTAGTTGAAATTTTAAATGAAAGACCAAATGAACTTTTGGATTTTAAAGGAATAAAAGATAAAAAACTTGAAACTATAGTCTCTTCTTGGCAAAAGTTCAAACACTTAAGAGAACTTGGCTCTTTTTTAGGGAAGTTTGGTGTTACTTCAAATCTTATTACAAAAATATATTCAAATTTTGGTGAAGTTGAAAATCTAATAGACAAAATCAAAGAAAATCCATATATTTTGATAAATATAAAAGGAATTGGGTTTAAAAGAGCTGATGAAATAGCAAAATCACTTGGAATTGACCCTAAATCAGAGTTTAGAATAATGGCTTGTTTAAATTATACTCTAAGAGAATATTGTGATAACAATGGAAACTCTTCAATAGATAAATTTCATTTATATAAACTTTTAGATGAAAGTTTAAGATTTTCAAATGAAGAGATTTTATATGAACAAGCAATTTCAAAAATGCTCGTTGAAGAAAATATTTTTGTAACAAGTGAAAATAGATTAGCTCTTTCTATGCTTTATTATGCAGAAAAAAGAATTTTAGATTTTTTTGCTAGACGAAAAGACGAAAAAAATAGAAAAATTATTGCAACTTTTGATGAATATTTAGAAAAAAAACAGCAAACTTTAGGTTTTGAGTTAAGTATTGAGCAAAAAAAAGCAGTTGAACTTATAAATAGTGGTGAAAAAACTCTATTTTTGATAGGTTATGCAGGAACTGGAAAGTCAACTTCAAGTAGAGCAATACTTGAACTTCTTGAAGAGATAATGAGTTATGATGATATTATGACCATTGCACTTAGTGGAATAGCAAGTCAAAGAATAAGTGATACAACAGGTTATAACTCTTCAACAATTCAGAGTTTACTTGTAAAACATAAAGAGAAAGATTTTTTCCCATATAAAGCTATTTTACTTGATGAAGCTTCGATGGTAAATTCAGTAACTTTTTATCAAATTATTTCAAAAATTGATGATGATACGATTTTTATAATTGTTGGTGATGATGGGCAATTACCAGCAATTGGTGCTGGAAATGTTTTATCTGATGCTATAAAATTTGAACTAGCTCCAATTTGTAAACTTACTAAAATTTATAGACAAAATGAAAATCAAGCAATAGCTGTGATTGCAAATGATATAAGAAAAGGTGAATTGCCAGATTATAAGCAAGAGTATGAAGATTTTAAATTTATTGATGTTTCTATTTCAAACTATTATTCAAGAAAAAATTCTGTTTCTTCAAATGAATTTGCAGATTTAAGGGGAGAAAATAGTGAATATATTTTAAATAATATCTTAAATATCTCTTCAACTTATATCCAAGATTATTATGATTTTATAAAAAAGAAAAAAATATCAAAAGCTTTGACACTTTTTCAAGTAATTACTCCTATGAAAGGTGGGATTTTAGGTGTTGATAATTTAAATATTCAACTTCAAAAACTTTTTAATCATACAAAAGGAAAAGCTTTTGTTTCAAAAATTTATGAGTATAAATTAACAGACAAAGTTATTCATATAAAAAATGAAAATATGAGAGCTCAAACTATGAGTATGTATAAAAGTGGTTCAACAGATTTTTTAGAAAGAAGAGTTTATAATGGTCAATTGGGACTTATAATAAAACTTGATTTTGATGAAGAAAAATGTATAGTTTTATATCCAAATGATGATATGGTTGTATTTTATGACTTTGAAAATGTTCATAGTTTATTATCTTTAGCATATTGCTTAACTATTCATAAAACTCAAGGTATGGAATATGATAATGCTTTAATTCCTATGAGTTTTTCTCACTATATCATGCATAATACAAAACTTTTATATACTGCAATTACAAGAGCAAAAAAAATGTGTTTTATTGTAGGTGAAGAAGAAGCTTTTAAAAGTGCTTGTAAAAAACTTGAAATTACTATTAGAGAATCAGTTATAAATGATTTATTAAGTAAAAAAGAGCAAAATTTTGAATCTCAAAATATAGAAATGATAACAATTTAACAAACATAAAAGCAACTTTTTTGTAATATCTCTAAAATTTTTAAGAGGATTATAGTTTATGATAACGTGGATGCAAAGACATAAAAAGTGGTTAGTAATTACTATTTGGATAAGTACAATTGCATTCGTTGGAGCTGGATTTGTTGGTTGGGGTTCTTACGAGTATGGAAAACAAGGTGGAGTAGTAGCAGTTGTTGGTGATAGAGAAGTTTCAGTTGAAGAATATCAACAAGAGTATTCGAACCTTTATGAACAATATTCAAGAATGTTTGGACCAATGTTCAACAATGAACTTGCAGAACAATTGAGATTAAAAGATATAGCTTATAAACAAGTTTTACAAAAAAATTTGATTATGTCTTATGCAGATTCTTTAGGTCTTGATGTAACAGATGAAGAAATAGCAAAAGAGTTAGTAAAATATGATGCTTTTATGAAAGATGGAAAATTTGACAAAGATACTTATGTAAAAGTTTTAAGTCAAAATAGAATGACTCCAAAAGATTTTGAAGAGTCTTTAAAAAGAGGAATCTTATTACAAAAAGTTCAAGGATTATTTGAGATAGATCCGACACAAAATGAGATTGAAAATATTAGTAAATTATTATTTTTAGAAGATGATATTACAATTAAAATTTTGTCTCTTGATGAAGTTAATATTCAACTAAATGATGAAGAAATTAAAAAATATTGGGAAGAAAATAAAAATTCTTATATGTCAGAAGTTTCTTATGATTTAGAAGTTAAAGAGATACCTTTGATTAGTGCAAATTCTACAGAAGAAGATATAAAATCACATTATGAAAAATTTAAAATTGATTATAAACATGAAGATGGAAAAATTAAAACTATCGAAGAAGCAAGAGAATTAGTAATCAAAGATTTAGATGAAAAGTTTACAAAAACTGAAGCTTTAAAAATATATTTACAACTTAAAAAAGATGAAGATAAATTTGATAATGCAAAAAGATTCTTAGAATCACAACTTCCTTATTCTTCAGAAAATAATTCAAAAATTGTAGAAACAAAAGATTCTGAAATTATAAAACCATTTTTTGATAATAACAAATATTTTATTGTTAAAGTTGTAAAAAAGAATTTATCGCAGCCTTTAACTTATGAAGAAGCATCTGTTCAAGTAAAAGCAGATTTTGAAAAAGTTCAAAAAGAAAAAAAATTACAAGAAATAGCTAATGAACAATTAAAAGATTTCACAGGTGAAGAGATTTTAGGAGTTACTAGAGAATCAATTACTAAAATTCCAGGTTTAGAACAACAACAAGCAGCTAAGTTTTTAAATCAATTATTTTCAGCTACAACAAAAGAAGGTATAGTAAATTTAGATAATAAAGTTGTATTATATAGAATTAATAATTCAAAAATGGCTGAATATAATAAAGTAAAAGATGAAGTAGTAAAAGGAACTATAATCCAACTTCAAGATGAAGAAATTATGTTGAATTTATTGAAAAAATTAGAGAATACTTTTACAGTTCATTCTTCAATCCAAGAAAAGGAGTAATAATTGAATAACACTTTTTTAGCAATAGATATAGGTTCATCAGTTGTAACGGCTGTTATTGCAAAACATGATTTAGAAAACAATATAAATATTTTAGGTACAGGAATACAAAAAAGTAATGGAGTTAATAAAGGTATTATAATTAATATCGAAGAGGCATCAAAAGCTATAAAAGATGCTGTTTCTGTTGCAAAAAGATCAACAACTGAATTAATAGATACAACTGTAGTATCAATTTCTGGTAGTTATTCAAAAAGTATAAGAAGTAGTGGTTCTGTGAATGTTCCAAATGGACTTATAACAGAAACTGAAATTAATCAAGTAATGCAAATGGCTTTATATAATGCAACAATAGTTCCTGAATATGAAGTTGTACATGTAGTTCCATTATTTTTTAAGGTTGATGATTCAGTTGAAGTAGATAATCCTTTAAATATGAATGGTTCAAGACTTGAAGTTTCAGTTTATATTGTAACTGCTAAAAGAACTGCATTAACAAATATTAAATCAGCTTTAAAAACTTCAGGGATAGAAGTAGTAAAATTTGTTTTAGACTCTTATTCATCTGCGCTTGCTGTTTTAGATGAGCAACAAAAAAAGTTTGGAGCAATAGTTATAAACTTGGGTTCAACAACTACAGAATTTGTATATTTTAAAGGTAATTCTATTATTTTTAATGGATTTATACCTGTTGGTTCAAATCACATAACAAATGATTTATCAGTTATGTTACATACTCCTCCTACAGCTGCTGAAAAGATAAAATTAGAATATGGTTCTTTAATTAGAAATTATTCACCAAATAATGAATTAGGTGTTACAAAAGTAAAAATCCCAAGAATAGGTGATGAAGAGAGTGTCTCTGAAGTTGCTTTAGATTATATTCAAACTATTATTCATGCAAGAGTTGAAGAAATTTTAGTTTTAGTTAAAAATAAATTGAAAAAAAGTGGTTTATTAGATAATACAGGTTCAGGTATTGTAGTAACAGGTGGAATGAGTTATTTAGATGGAATAAAAAAATTAACAGAGAGAATTTTTGAAGGTATTCCTATTAGTGTTTCTAATCCTAAAAATATAAAAAATGGTTTTATGAGTTTTGATGAAGCAAATATGGCTACAATTGTTGGATTATTATTTTATGCTTTAGGTACTAATAGAAGTTATCAGTTAGATTCAAGTAAAAAATTAATTAAACCAATTAAAAAAGATAGAATAAGTGAACCAAAAATTTCTTTATCTAATACATCACCTGAAAGACCTATTTTAAATGAAAATAGTAGCAATAGTATAAATAAAGAACATATTCAAATAAAAGATAATGGAGCAATTTTAACACCATTGATAAAAGATAAGAAAAAAGGTGTTTCTAAGTTCTGGAGTAAAGTATCGGAGTGGTTTTAATGGAAAAAATGGAAAATTTATTTAGAGTGGATGACATAAAAGTTGATATGCCAAGTAAAGTTTTATCTGATAACGTAGCAAAAATTGCAGTTATTGGAGTTGGTGGTGGTGGTTGTAATATGATAAACCACATGATAAATGAAGGTTCTCATAAAATTGATTTAATCGCTGCAAATACTGATTTACAAGTATTACATATTTCTAAAGCTCCTAAGAAAATCCAATTAGGACTTAAACTTACTAAAGGTTTAGGTGCTGGTATGAAACCAGAAATTGGTAGAGATTCTGCAGTTGAAAGTTATGAAGAGATTAAAGGTTCTTTAAAAGGTGCTGATATCGTATTTATAGCTGCTGGTTTAGGTGGTGGGACTGGGACTGGTGCTGCTGCAATAATAGCAAAAGCTGCAAAAGAAATAGGTGCTTTAACAGTTTCAGTTGTAACAAAACCATTTGCTTGGGAAGGTAAAAAAAGAGCAGGATTAGCAAATCTTGGACTTGAAGAACTTAAAAAAGTGAGTGATTCAATAATAGTTATTCCAAATGATAGATTATTAGAAATAATTGATGAAAATGTTGGGATGAAAGATGCCTTCAAAATAATAGATAATATCTTATACCAAGCTGTAAATGGTATGTCTGAAGTTATTTTAAATCCAGGAAATTCTGATATTAATACTGACTTTGCTGACGTTAAAACTATTATGCAACACAAAGGTATGGCATTGATGGGAATAGGGCGAGCAAAAGGTGAAAATGCAGCTCAAAGAGCATTGGAAGATGCTATTGATTCTCCATTACTTGATAAAGTTTCATTAAATGGTGCAAAAGGTATTTTAATTCACTTTAATATTCATCCACAAGTTTCATTATTTGCTATTAACGATGTAATGGGAACTATCAATGATAGAATGGATTCTAATGCTGAAATTATTTTTGGTACAACTTCTGATAGTACATTAGAAAAAGATGAAGTTAAAATAACTATTGTTGCAACAGGTTTTGAAACAAAAAATGAAGAAATAGAAGAGCCTTCTGAAAATATAGAGGAAAATGAAAATAAAAACAGTGTAGCTTCTGATAGTGAAAATTATTTAGATATTCCACCTTTAATGAGAGATTATATAGTTCAATATCCATTAAATTAATAAGATATATTACTAAATAAAAAAGGGGCTTAAACGAAAGTTTAAGCCCCTTTTTTTACCTTTAGATTTGAAAATCTAAAGGCTTATTTTTATCTTTTTTATTTTCATCATCCCATTCAAAAATAAAACACATAGGTAATTTTTCATATTTATTTAGTATTCTAGCTGTTATTACACCTGAAATAAATATTGAAACAATAGCTAAAGCTGAAGAAAAAGCAAGAGTTGAAAGACCCGTTAAACCTTGTCCAACTGTACAACCAATAGCCATAATTCCCCCTGTTCCCATTAAAGCTCCACCAATCATATTATATTTTACTTTATTTATATTTTTATTTGCAGTACAACCAAAACTATATTTTTTGTTCATTGATGACATGATAAAAGTTCCTATTAAAACTCCTATTATCATACTAACTCCAAAAGATAACTCATTTACTTCATAATATGTAAATAATTCTAATGTTTTAGCCGTTGGATAAACAAAACTAATTCCACTTAATGCTATATCTCTTTCCATACTATCTTGACCAATAACTCCTGTAACAAACCAAGCAATAGCTACTAATAATCCAACTAAAACTCCATCAAATAGAGTGAAAATTCTTTTTATTTTTTTTGTTAAAATAAATAATATAATTGCCAATATAATTAAAATTACAAAAATATTGATTCTAAAATTTTCAAGATTTGATGAAAGTTCAATTAAAAAGCTATTATTAATAAATGGATCAAAAATTCCATATAAAAAACCTTTTGTAGTTGCATAGGCAAAAATAGCTATAAATAATAG
Coding sequences:
- a CDS encoding YeeE/YedE family protein produces the protein MFELETYEIVNILGLIIGLAFGMIAQKNQFCFSGSIKDYVLIKSTKRGASVIMAMIVAIISTNLMANHFEIDLTQSAYFKNNINYLAIIFGGLMFGAGMMIADGCSSRSLVKYAQGDSNALITLLFIAIFAYATTKGFLYGIFDPFINNSFLIELSSNLENFRINIFVILIILAIILFILTKKIKRIFTLFDGVLVGLLVAIAWFVTGVIGQDSMERDIALSGISFVYPTAKTLELFTYYEVNELSFGVSMIIGVLIGTFIMSSMNKKYSFGCTANKNINKVKYNMIGGALMGTGGIMAIGCTVGQGLTGLSTLAFSSALAIVSIFISGVITARILNKYEKLPMCFIFEWDDENKKDKNKPLDFQI
- a CDS encoding AAA family ATPase is translated as MSQEEYKSFKLSGVIKKVLYKNDETKYIIAVLENNQKICGAYFDTDIEKIVGEEVILKGNWTTHKKYGVQFEFDTLELKEAEIFFFLTKIVKGVGKKFAHELLEKYSEEELVEILNERPNELLDFKGIKDKKLETIVSSWQKFKHLRELGSFLGKFGVTSNLITKIYSNFGEVENLIDKIKENPYILINIKGIGFKRADEIAKSLGIDPKSEFRIMACLNYTLREYCDNNGNSSIDKFHLYKLLDESLRFSNEEILYEQAISKMLVEENIFVTSENRLALSMLYYAEKRILDFFARRKDEKNRKIIATFDEYLEKKQQTLGFELSIEQKKAVELINSGEKTLFLIGYAGTGKSTSSRAILELLEEIMSYDDIMTIALSGIASQRISDTTGYNSSTIQSLLVKHKEKDFFPYKAILLDEASMVNSVTFYQIISKIDDDTIFIIVGDDGQLPAIGAGNVLSDAIKFELAPICKLTKIYRQNENQAIAVIANDIRKGELPDYKQEYEDFKFIDVSISNYYSRKNSVSSNEFADLRGENSEYILNNILNISSTYIQDYYDFIKKKKISKALTLFQVITPMKGGILGVDNLNIQLQKLFNHTKGKAFVSKIYEYKLTDKVIHIKNENMRAQTMSMYKSGSTDFLERRVYNGQLGLIIKLDFDEEKCIVLYPNDDMVVFYDFENVHSLLSLAYCLTIHKTQGMEYDNALIPMSFSHYIMHNTKLLYTAITRAKKMCFIVGEEEAFKSACKKLEITIRESVINDLLSKKEQNFESQNIEMITI
- the ftsA gene encoding cell division protein FtsA, with the protein product MNNTFLAIDIGSSVVTAVIAKHDLENNINILGTGIQKSNGVNKGIIINIEEASKAIKDAVSVAKRSTTELIDTTVVSISGSYSKSIRSSGSVNVPNGLITETEINQVMQMALYNATIVPEYEVVHVVPLFFKVDDSVEVDNPLNMNGSRLEVSVYIVTAKRTALTNIKSALKTSGIEVVKFVLDSYSSALAVLDEQQKKFGAIVINLGSTTTEFVYFKGNSIIFNGFIPVGSNHITNDLSVMLHTPPTAAEKIKLEYGSLIRNYSPNNELGVTKVKIPRIGDEESVSEVALDYIQTIIHARVEEILVLVKNKLKKSGLLDNTGSGIVVTGGMSYLDGIKKLTERIFEGIPISVSNPKNIKNGFMSFDEANMATIVGLLFYALGTNRSYQLDSSKKLIKPIKKDRISEPKISLSNTSPERPILNENSSNSINKEHIQIKDNGAILTPLIKDKKKGVSKFWSKVSEWF
- a CDS encoding peptidylprolyl isomerase — encoded protein: MITWMQRHKKWLVITIWISTIAFVGAGFVGWGSYEYGKQGGVVAVVGDREVSVEEYQQEYSNLYEQYSRMFGPMFNNELAEQLRLKDIAYKQVLQKNLIMSYADSLGLDVTDEEIAKELVKYDAFMKDGKFDKDTYVKVLSQNRMTPKDFEESLKRGILLQKVQGLFEIDPTQNEIENISKLLFLEDDITIKILSLDEVNIQLNDEEIKKYWEENKNSYMSEVSYDLEVKEIPLISANSTEEDIKSHYEKFKIDYKHEDGKIKTIEEARELVIKDLDEKFTKTEALKIYLQLKKDEDKFDNAKRFLESQLPYSSENNSKIVETKDSEIIKPFFDNNKYFIVKVVKKNLSQPLTYEEASVQVKADFEKVQKEKKLQEIANEQLKDFTGEEILGVTRESITKIPGLEQQQAAKFLNQLFSATTKEGIVNLDNKVVLYRINNSKMAEYNKVKDEVVKGTIIQLQDEEIMLNLLKKLENTFTVHSSIQEKE
- the ftsZ gene encoding cell division protein FtsZ — protein: MENLFRVDDIKVDMPSKVLSDNVAKIAVIGVGGGGCNMINHMINEGSHKIDLIAANTDLQVLHISKAPKKIQLGLKLTKGLGAGMKPEIGRDSAVESYEEIKGSLKGADIVFIAAGLGGGTGTGAAAIIAKAAKEIGALTVSVVTKPFAWEGKKRAGLANLGLEELKKVSDSIIVIPNDRLLEIIDENVGMKDAFKIIDNILYQAVNGMSEVILNPGNSDINTDFADVKTIMQHKGMALMGIGRAKGENAAQRALEDAIDSPLLDKVSLNGAKGILIHFNIHPQVSLFAINDVMGTINDRMDSNAEIIFGTTSDSTLEKDEVKITIVATGFETKNEEIEEPSENIEENENKNSVASDSENYLDIPPLMRDYIVQYPLN